In Bacteroides coprosuis DSM 18011, the following are encoded in one genomic region:
- a CDS encoding MATE efflux family protein (COGs: COG0534 Na+-driven multidrug efflux pump~InterPro IPR002528~KEGG: bfs:BF0627 putative DNA-damage-inducible protein F~PFAM: Multi antimicrobial extrusion protein~SPTR: DNA-damage-inducible protein F;~TIGRFAM: Multi antimicrobial extrusion protein~IMG reference gene:2504107539~PFAM: MatE~TIGRFAM: putative efflux protein, MATE family) encodes MDKNILRLAIPNIISNITVPLLGMIDMFIVGHLSSELFIGAIAIAVMIFNLMYWSFSFLRMGTSGFTAQAYGAKNHKEVVNILLRSLSVSFIGSALILIFQYFILQVALFFIQGSPEVMNLASEYFQIYVWAAPAVLGMYAFTGWFVGLQDAKTPMYVAISVNIINIVCSLFFVFVLKWELKGVALGSAIAQISGFLICLLVALSKYKNLRQYVGWGFIEKLSDLSAFFKVNSNIFLRTLCIIIVSTFFTSASAKFGDTTLAVNSLMMQLFILFSYMMDGFAYAAEALTGRFVGERNTESLRLLVKRLFVWGIRLTMGFTILYLVFSKGILGLLTDKESVLQMADDYIGWVLLIPIAGFSAFLWDGIFIGMTASKQMRDTMFIAMLSFFAIYYGTKGFLANDGLWFAFIFYLAMRGVVQALIFRKIKHRVGL; translated from the coding sequence ATGGATAAAAATATACTACGTTTAGCAATCCCCAATATCATATCCAATATTACCGTTCCTTTACTGGGAATGATTGATATGTTTATTGTGGGGCATCTCAGTTCAGAATTATTTATTGGAGCTATAGCGATAGCGGTGATGATATTTAATTTGATGTACTGGAGCTTCTCCTTTTTACGAATGGGTACGAGTGGATTCACAGCTCAGGCTTATGGTGCCAAAAATCACAAAGAAGTAGTCAATATCTTACTTCGTTCTTTGTCTGTCTCTTTCATAGGAAGTGCTTTGATACTTATCTTTCAGTACTTTATACTTCAAGTAGCTTTGTTCTTTATTCAGGGTAGCCCCGAGGTGATGAATCTGGCATCGGAGTATTTTCAGATCTATGTTTGGGCTGCCCCTGCTGTTTTGGGGATGTATGCCTTTACAGGTTGGTTTGTGGGTTTGCAAGATGCCAAAACACCTATGTATGTGGCTATCTCTGTAAATATTATCAATATTGTATGTAGCTTATTCTTTGTGTTTGTCCTCAAGTGGGAGTTGAAAGGAGTAGCTTTGGGTTCAGCAATAGCACAGATATCGGGCTTCCTAATCTGCTTACTGGTAGCCCTCAGCAAATATAAAAACCTACGCCAGTATGTTGGTTGGGGATTTATTGAGAAACTATCCGACTTGAGTGCATTCTTTAAAGTAAATAGCAATATCTTTTTGAGAACACTGTGTATCATCATTGTGAGTACATTCTTTACCTCAGCCTCTGCCAAGTTTGGAGATACGACACTCGCAGTAAATAGCTTGATGATGCAACTCTTTATCTTGTTCTCTTATATGATGGATGGCTTTGCCTATGCAGCAGAGGCGCTGACGGGTAGATTTGTAGGAGAAAGAAATACGGAGTCTTTACGACTTTTAGTGAAGCGGCTTTTTGTGTGGGGCATTCGTTTAACAATGGGCTTTACTATCCTTTACCTTGTATTCTCCAAAGGAATTCTTGGATTGCTTACCGATAAAGAAAGTGTATTGCAGATGGCAGACGACTATATCGGTTGGGTACTATTGATACCGATAGCTGGTTTCTCAGCCTTTCTATGGGATGGCATATTCATTGGGATGACAGCTTCCAAGCAGATGCGCGACACTATGTTTATAGCGATGCTCTCGTTTTTTGCGATCTATTACGGTACGAAAGGGTTTCTTGCCAACGATGGCTTATGGTTTGCCTTTATCTTTTACTTAGCCATGAGGGGCGTAGTACAAGCTTTGATCTTCAGAAAGATTAAACATAGAGTGGGGTTGTAA
- a CDS encoding lipolytic protein G-D-S-L family (COGs: COG2755 Lysophospholipase L1 and related esterase~InterPro IPR001087~KEGG: dfe:Dfer_4395 lipolytic protein G-D-S-L family~PFAM: Lipase, GDSL~SPTR: Lipolytic protein G-D-S-L family;~IMG reference gene:2504107540~PFAM: GDSL-like Lipase/Acylhydrolase) codes for MSKHEYQIMMLGDSLIEWGDWSLLLDRNDVLNAGRSGYTSAEVKDFLNQILQDNAVRYCFMMSGINDLFHGISVDDVLYNQLDMLQMLRAHHIKPVVLLTLYVHNDAQINTQVQELNKKMFEHCTIHGIPTLNLNHFLSDDLGLKSEYTEDGVHLSSRAYSVWSRVMQEYLEQTL; via the coding sequence ATGAGTAAGCATGAATATCAGATTATGATGTTGGGAGATTCTCTCATCGAGTGGGGAGATTGGTCTTTACTTTTGGATCGAAATGATGTGTTAAATGCCGGTAGAAGTGGTTATACTTCAGCAGAGGTAAAAGATTTCCTAAACCAAATTCTACAAGATAATGCAGTGAGATATTGTTTTATGATGTCGGGTATCAACGACTTGTTCCATGGCATTTCTGTTGATGATGTACTCTATAATCAACTTGATATGTTGCAAATGTTAAGAGCTCATCATATCAAACCCGTTGTATTGCTTACCCTCTATGTGCACAATGATGCCCAAATCAATACTCAAGTACAAGAATTGAATAAGAAGATGTTTGAACATTGTACGATCCATGGAATACCGACACTCAACTTAAACCACTTTTTGAGTGATGATTTGGGGCTAAAATCGGAATATACCGAAGATGGAGTGCATTTATCTTCACGAGCTTATTCTGTGTGGTCTAGAGTGATGCAAGAATATCTCGAGCAAACTTTGTAA
- a CDS encoding hypothetical protein (KEGG: pyo:PY03223 hypothetical protein~SPTR: Putative uncharacterized protein PY03223;~IMG reference gene:2504107541) produces MVLKFEDKFLEGIHIYNEHVFTLTATTDETSVVKKMLKLARDIKRESDETTYYTYLWPESLTTLASTLTDNQEVLKHVHGTRKQSVRANDNVQNRLMAEKDYLLENLYYENLKSLETVQGWLDFIKENSELIYILYGRYIFFKTDSNAGDPIPHSFKFLGEELFIMLWHRSTELSLHIYQTSIDQSPIDLDKIREELVIICQLENFYINYFAQKNTLSILEETRKLFKRFNIKSISKSELKTVLSRKGKSDLNAFLKVNKNPELTHLEDYIKKYPNGLFLNEVYFTYVIIKYVRDIDDWIDALLDRDYHTYVLTRPNGLFLETAKYLDQRRNRYNKHLS; encoded by the coding sequence ATGGTCCTCAAATTTGAAGATAAATTTTTAGAAGGTATTCATATTTACAACGAACATGTATTTACCTTAACAGCCACAACGGATGAAACTTCTGTTGTCAAAAAAATGCTTAAGTTGGCTCGTGATATAAAAAGAGAAAGTGATGAAACCACTTACTACACCTACCTGTGGCCAGAGTCACTAACTACACTAGCTAGTACTCTAACAGACAATCAAGAAGTACTAAAGCATGTCCATGGCACGCGTAAACAGTCTGTCCGTGCCAACGACAATGTTCAAAATAGGCTAATGGCTGAAAAGGATTATCTATTGGAAAACCTTTATTACGAAAATCTTAAATCCTTGGAAACAGTTCAAGGTTGGCTAGACTTTATAAAGGAAAACAGTGAGCTTATCTATATTCTATACGGAAGATATATCTTCTTCAAAACCGACTCGAATGCTGGTGATCCCATCCCCCATTCATTTAAATTTTTGGGTGAGGAACTCTTCATTATGTTATGGCATAGATCAACTGAGCTTTCACTCCATATATATCAAACATCCATAGACCAATCACCTATTGATTTAGATAAGATACGAGAAGAACTTGTCATTATTTGCCAACTAGAAAACTTCTATATTAATTACTTTGCACAAAAGAATACATTATCAATTCTAGAAGAAACTCGAAAATTATTCAAGCGTTTTAATATAAAGAGCATCTCGAAGTCTGAGCTAAAAACAGTACTTTCAAGAAAAGGTAAAAGTGATTTAAATGCTTTTTTAAAAGTAAACAAGAACCCAGAACTCACTCATTTAGAAGACTATATAAAGAAGTACCCCAACGGTTTATTCTTAAATGAAGTTTACTTTACTTACGTAATCATCAAATATGTAAGAGATATTGACGACTGGATCGATGCTCTACTAGATAGAGATTACCACACCTACGTATTAACAAGGCCCAACGGCTTGTTCTTGGAAACTGCAAAGTATTTAGACCAAAGAAGAAACCGCTACAATAAGCATCTCTCTTAG
- a CDS encoding RNA polymerase, sigma-24 subunit, ECF subfamily (COGs: COG1595 DNA-directed RNA polymerase specialized sigma subunit sigma24 homolog~InterPro IPR014284:IPR014327:IPR007627:IPR013249~KEGG: pdi:BDI_3108 RNA polymerase ECF-type sigma factor~PFAM: RNA polymerase sigma-70 region 2; RNA polymerase sigma factor 70, region 4 type 2~SPTR: RNA polymerase sigma-70 factor;~TIGRFAM: RNA polymerase sigma-70, Bacteroidetes type; RNA polymerase sigma-70~IMG reference gene:2504107542~PFAM: Sigma-70, region 4; Sigma-70 region 2~TIGRFAM: RNA polymerase sigma factor, sigma-70 family; RNA polymerase sigma-70 factor, Bacteroides expansion family 1): MESIKRSTIIAFKKGKIKALEAIYNQYSGKVYNFTHSIIRNSEQAQDITQDVFLLIWEKRNQIDCDLNFDSYLLKIAQNMVYQTFRKNVVRENYINSLQIQELIVQSNSMEDNIDSDFLEEYIMSLVEALPKSRRDIFLLYWKSGLNYKEIATQLSISDKTVATQVRRSIFYLKEQIGNVALTILLLMLSQGYASNLL; the protein is encoded by the coding sequence ATGGAATCCATAAAGAGATCAACAATAATAGCCTTTAAAAAAGGAAAAATAAAGGCTCTCGAAGCAATCTATAATCAATATAGTGGTAAAGTGTACAACTTCACTCACTCCATTATAAGAAATAGCGAGCAAGCTCAAGACATTACTCAAGATGTTTTTTTATTAATTTGGGAAAAACGCAATCAGATTGATTGCGACTTAAACTTTGATAGTTATCTATTAAAGATAGCCCAAAACATGGTTTATCAAACATTTAGGAAAAATGTTGTAAGGGAAAACTACATTAACAGTTTGCAAATACAAGAGCTGATTGTTCAATCAAATTCAATGGAAGATAACATCGACTCTGATTTTCTCGAAGAATATATAATGAGTTTAGTTGAAGCACTCCCAAAATCTAGAAGAGACATATTCTTACTCTACTGGAAATCGGGATTAAATTACAAAGAAATAGCTACACAACTATCTATATCCGACAAAACTGTTGCAACACAAGTGCGAAGATCTATTTTTTATTTAAAAGAACAAATCGGAAATGTTGCTTTAACTATCCTCCTCCTCATGCTTAGCCAAGGCTATGCAAGTAATCTTTTATAA
- a CDS encoding anti-FecI sigma factor, FecR (COGs: COG3712 Fe2+-dicitrate sensor membrane component~InterPro IPR006860~KEGG: pdi:BDI_3132 putative anti-sigma factor~PFAM: FecR protein~SPTR: Putative uncharacterized protein;~IMG reference gene:2504107543~PFAM: FecR protein), whose translation MNEHYTQLIEKYIQKTISKEEVKELAFWVKTESSKLEFSEMAQSKWNFASDLMDNTLKTEIWNSINKQIQPKKVTRKNILNSILFYKIAASILLPISIILGFIIINNNVFQNQKEQAAYLTYVEKGQKAMHTLPDGTKVWLNSDTEFSYYPNYNDEERAVYLKGEAYFEVAKNEDKKFIVVCNDLHIEALGTSFNIKNYASEKYITTSLFEGSVKVYNKKNSSILSPFENLKFNKSNNTFNKSHFTESKEIDYWRHNFLYFDSTSLEEIAQIVERMYSIKVHFKSKELKQILFTGTINNNNLNNIFHIISLTYPLKYSFEKNAIVLSTIN comes from the coding sequence ATGAATGAACACTATACTCAACTTATAGAAAAATACATACAAAAAACAATTAGTAAAGAGGAAGTTAAAGAACTTGCATTTTGGGTTAAAACAGAAAGTTCCAAACTTGAATTTAGTGAAATGGCTCAATCAAAATGGAATTTTGCCAGTGACTTGATGGACAACACTCTTAAAACTGAAATTTGGAATTCAATTAACAAACAAATTCAACCTAAAAAGGTTACTAGAAAAAATATTCTTAACTCAATTCTTTTTTATAAAATAGCTGCAAGCATACTATTACCTATTAGCATTATTCTTGGATTTATTATAATAAACAACAATGTTTTTCAGAATCAGAAAGAGCAAGCTGCCTATTTAACTTATGTAGAAAAAGGGCAAAAAGCCATGCATACCCTCCCAGATGGCACTAAGGTATGGCTAAACTCTGATACAGAATTCTCATATTACCCCAACTATAATGACGAAGAAAGAGCTGTTTACCTAAAAGGAGAGGCCTATTTTGAAGTAGCAAAAAACGAAGATAAAAAATTCATTGTTGTTTGCAACGATCTTCATATTGAAGCTCTAGGAACAAGTTTTAACATAAAGAACTATGCCTCTGAAAAATACATTACAACTTCTCTTTTCGAGGGATCTGTAAAGGTTTACAATAAAAAAAATAGCTCAATATTAAGTCCATTTGAAAATTTAAAGTTCAACAAAAGTAATAACACCTTTAACAAAAGCCATTTTACTGAATCTAAAGAAATCGACTATTGGAGACACAACTTCCTATACTTCGATTCAACATCTCTCGAAGAGATAGCACAAATAGTAGAACGAATGTATAGCATAAAAGTCCACTTTAAATCTAAGGAACTAAAACAAATCTTATTTACAGGGACAATAAACAACAACAACTTAAATAATATATTTCACATCATAAGTCTAACCTATCCTTTGAAATATTCATTTGAGAAAAATGCTATAGTATTATCTACTATAAATTAG
- a CDS encoding TonB-dependent receptor plug (InterPro IPR011662:IPR012910:IPR000531~KEGG: bth:BT_3310 hypothetical protein~PFAM: TonB-dependent receptor, plug; Secretin/TonB, short N-terminal; TonB-dependent receptor, beta-barrel~SMART: Secretin/TonB, short N-terminal~SPTR: Outer membrane receptor RagA protein;~IMG reference gene:2504107544~PFAM: TonB dependent receptor; TonB-dependent Receptor Plug Domain; Secretin and TonB N terminus short domain~TIGRFAM: TonB-dependent outer membrane receptor, SusC/RagA subfamily, signature region; TonB-linked outer membrane protein, SusC/RagA family): MQRNFRFLSRICLIVCIALAIPQTLSAQINLSLKQTTRQSAIKALEKQSDYNIFFSNELPGLDDVISISVNNETVEGTLNKILAKSNISYRVEANKQIVIFSQTKQESTPAKSNKIRGKVIDKSGEPLIGVSVVCLNNNKGTITNMDGEYSLEVPAASKVQFSYIGYNNKDIIITKDGVYDISLKEDTQLLEEVIVVGYGSMKRKDITTAVSVVSTSDIEERPIISAAQAIQGKAAGIQVIQPSGAPGSGMSIRVRGATSVQASNEPLYVVDGMPTDQISDLNPNDIESMQVLKDASSAAIYGARAANGVVLITTKRGQAGRPIVKASTYAGFSKLGKKIDALNTDEYKDLMKDLKKVSNVAPTIPDSENRYVDWTDEFFRTGVTQNYQLSVSSGNEKLQYFISGGYTDEKGIVNKANFRRYSFRSNIDSQQTNWLKLNLNVSYSNTKGQWITENGSAMRSGSILSVLNTPPFLNKWDPNNPNQYDELAYGSRILNPFAANAADNATSTDFLRTSFGFTLDIYKGLKFKSNFGLELTNEHWDYFLDPISTSDGRGTKGRVQESFSRNFEWLLENIFTYDKSFDKHNLSLMGGNTLQKAQYNGSWIAGFDLSESYPDIHSIAAANQIDKDATGSSASAWTLASFLGRAAYNFASRYLVTVNFRADGSSRFAPKHRWGYFPSISAGWRISEEKFMEATKDYITDLKLRIGWGMTGNQSGIGNYSYLANMNASRVTPTSDNLYPGLAISPNSAANKELTWEKTAQWNAGIDLNLFNSRIIFSADAYIKKTKDLLLTVGLPESVNLPGGITRNDGEMENKGIEFMVSSQNLTGQLQWNTDFNISFNNNRLTKLGLNKVYYDGEMYETKENAIILKEGLPLGTFYGYISDGVDPETGDIMYRDLNENGQIDPEDRTTIGNAQPNFIFGLTNTFSYKGLSLSVFLQGSQGNKIFNATRIDTEGMFDFRNQSKNVLDRWKRPGMVTDIPRVGNIENIHNSSRFIEDGSYIRLKTITLSYDFNKKVLQKLHLSRLQAYVTGNNLLTLTKYSGYDPEVNAFGGSAVVQGIDYGTYPQSKAVIFGINLEF; this comes from the coding sequence ATGCAAAGAAACTTTCGCTTTCTGAGTAGGATATGCCTCATTGTATGTATAGCTCTTGCAATACCGCAAACATTATCTGCTCAAATCAATTTATCTCTCAAGCAAACTACTAGACAAAGTGCTATAAAAGCTTTAGAAAAACAATCCGATTATAACATATTCTTCTCTAATGAACTACCAGGATTAGATGATGTTATATCAATCTCTGTAAACAACGAAACTGTGGAAGGCACTTTAAATAAGATATTAGCTAAGTCTAACATCTCTTATAGAGTTGAAGCCAATAAACAAATTGTAATCTTCTCACAAACAAAACAAGAATCAACTCCAGCAAAATCAAACAAGATTAGAGGTAAGGTTATCGATAAATCAGGAGAACCACTAATTGGAGTATCTGTTGTCTGCCTCAATAATAATAAGGGAACTATAACTAATATGGATGGAGAATACTCTCTCGAAGTACCGGCTGCTTCTAAAGTTCAGTTTTCATATATAGGATATAATAATAAAGATATCATCATCACTAAAGATGGTGTTTATGACATTTCTTTAAAAGAAGATACTCAGCTACTTGAAGAAGTAATTGTGGTAGGATATGGTTCGATGAAAAGAAAGGATATAACAACAGCTGTGTCTGTAGTATCCACTTCCGACATAGAAGAAAGGCCTATTATTTCTGCAGCTCAAGCCATACAAGGTAAGGCAGCAGGTATTCAAGTAATTCAACCATCGGGTGCTCCAGGATCTGGCATGAGCATACGTGTACGTGGTGCGACCTCTGTACAAGCCTCTAATGAACCTCTATATGTGGTAGATGGAATGCCAACAGACCAAATATCAGATTTAAATCCAAATGATATTGAAAGTATGCAAGTATTGAAAGACGCATCTTCTGCTGCCATATACGGAGCTAGAGCAGCCAATGGGGTTGTGCTGATTACAACCAAGCGTGGCCAAGCAGGCAGACCGATTGTTAAGGCAAGCACCTATGCAGGTTTTTCTAAATTGGGAAAGAAAATAGACGCACTAAATACGGATGAATACAAGGATTTAATGAAAGATCTTAAAAAAGTATCCAACGTTGCTCCAACTATTCCTGATAGTGAAAACAGATATGTAGATTGGACAGATGAGTTTTTCCGTACGGGTGTAACTCAAAATTATCAATTATCTGTTTCAAGTGGAAATGAAAAATTACAATACTTCATTTCAGGTGGTTACACAGATGAAAAAGGAATTGTAAACAAAGCAAACTTCAGAAGATATAGCTTCCGTTCCAATATCGATAGTCAACAAACTAATTGGTTAAAATTAAATTTAAATGTTTCTTATTCGAATACTAAGGGACAATGGATTACTGAAAACGGAAGTGCTATGCGTTCAGGCTCTATCTTATCAGTGCTAAACACTCCTCCATTTTTGAACAAATGGGATCCTAATAATCCGAATCAATACGACGAATTGGCTTATGGATCACGTATTTTAAACCCATTTGCAGCCAATGCCGCCGATAATGCTACATCTACAGACTTTTTGAGAACTTCCTTTGGCTTTACTTTAGACATTTATAAAGGACTTAAATTCAAATCCAACTTTGGACTTGAACTAACCAATGAACATTGGGACTATTTCTTAGATCCAATTTCAACATCTGATGGTAGAGGAACAAAAGGTAGAGTTCAAGAAAGCTTTTCTAGAAATTTCGAATGGCTATTGGAAAACATTTTTACTTATGATAAGTCTTTTGACAAACATAACTTATCACTAATGGGTGGTAACACTCTTCAAAAGGCTCAATATAATGGCAGCTGGATTGCAGGCTTTGATTTATCAGAATCTTATCCCGACATTCACTCTATTGCAGCAGCAAACCAGATAGATAAAGATGCTACAGGATCTTCTGCTTCAGCATGGACACTAGCTTCCTTCTTAGGTAGAGCTGCTTACAATTTTGCTAGTAGATACTTAGTTACTGTAAACTTTAGAGCAGATGGTTCTTCTCGATTTGCGCCTAAACATAGATGGGGATATTTCCCGTCAATATCAGCTGGTTGGAGAATTTCTGAAGAAAAATTCATGGAAGCAACTAAAGACTACATCACAGATTTAAAGCTAAGAATAGGATGGGGTATGACAGGTAATCAGAGTGGTATAGGCAACTATTCATACCTGGCTAACATGAATGCTAGTAGAGTTACTCCTACTTCAGACAATTTGTATCCAGGACTTGCTATCAGCCCCAACTCTGCAGCCAACAAAGAGTTGACTTGGGAAAAGACAGCTCAATGGAATGCGGGTATAGACTTGAACCTATTTAATTCACGTATTATTTTTTCTGCTGATGCCTACATAAAGAAAACAAAAGATTTACTTCTAACAGTGGGACTACCAGAAAGTGTTAACCTACCAGGTGGAATTACTCGTAATGATGGGGAGATGGAAAATAAAGGTATTGAGTTCATGGTTTCATCGCAAAACTTAACAGGTCAATTGCAATGGAATACAGACTTCAACATTTCCTTCAATAATAATAGATTGACCAAACTTGGACTTAATAAAGTATATTATGATGGAGAGATGTACGAGACCAAAGAAAATGCTATCATCCTAAAAGAAGGACTACCTTTAGGCACATTTTATGGTTATATCTCTGATGGAGTAGATCCCGAAACAGGAGACATCATGTACAGAGACTTAAATGAAAATGGTCAGATTGACCCTGAAGATCGTACAACTATTGGAAATGCTCAACCAAATTTTATCTTTGGATTAACAAATACCTTCTCTTATAAAGGACTCTCTTTATCGGTTTTTTTACAAGGTAGCCAAGGTAATAAGATTTTTAATGCCACCAGAATTGATACAGAAGGCATGTTCGACTTTAGAAATCAATCTAAAAATGTGCTTGACAGATGGAAAAGACCAGGTATGGTTACCGATATTCCAAGAGTAGGTAATATAGAAAACATCCACAACTCTTCACGTTTTATTGAGGATGGATCTTATATCCGTTTGAAAACAATAACCTTATCATACGATTTCAATAAAAAAGTACTACAAAAGCTACATCTATCTCGCCTACAAGCCTATGTAACAGGTAATAATCTTTTAACTCTAACCAAATACTCTGGATACGACCCAGAAGTTAACGCCTTTGGTGGAAGTGCTGTAGTTCAAGGTATTGACTATGGTACTTATCCTCAATCAAAAGCAGTTATTTTTGGTATCAATTTAGAATTCTAA
- a CDS encoding RagB/SusD domain-containing protein (InterPro IPR012944~KEGG: dfe:Dfer_5600 RagB/SusD domain protein~PFAM: RagB/SusD~SPTR: Outer membrane protein;~IMG reference gene:2504107545~PFAM: SusD family) gives MKIYIKAIHYILFAIFISSCSDFLDEKPQSDFTQEGTGNEDQTSKYHNLADAQAELQGAYNTFKADIFQLENYTINDIQSDNCYVGGDGSNEEAVDRIKLTSTNAKVGIIWSQYYSMAGSATTVIENTKLLEVPQSQELEKRKIIAEAQFIRAWAHFDLVRLWGDIPMVLALIPTITAENLDKWYPVMYPSRTPKEEVYEQILKDLDEHESIKYLSSKSQGAFLATKGAAYGLLAKVYATKGNKSARDYNKAIEYANKCINEGYTLVDNFDDLWNPDNKFTKESIFEVYYTADAPNWAFWTLLKEEDGSVTWRRYCTPSHDLVNKFDKENDTRFTASILWKEAPYDTFWPANHYPFAYKIREKSSDIILMRIADILLLKAEALVELNQVNQAISIVNQIRKRAGIKSLNPSMTQEKARLAVENERQLELFMEGQRWYDLTRNNRLIEVMSQHKDKDGNKLISNLNENKYYWPIPQLELDKNDNLIQNKGY, from the coding sequence ATGAAAATTTACATTAAAGCAATACACTATATCTTATTTGCTATTTTCATTTCGTCATGTAGTGATTTTTTAGATGAGAAGCCTCAATCCGACTTCACACAAGAAGGTACAGGTAATGAAGACCAAACCTCTAAATATCATAACTTAGCGGATGCACAAGCAGAATTACAAGGTGCTTATAACACTTTCAAAGCAGACATTTTTCAATTAGAAAATTACACTATTAATGATATTCAATCAGATAACTGTTATGTAGGTGGAGATGGCTCCAACGAAGAGGCTGTAGACCGAATAAAACTAACATCGACTAATGCTAAAGTAGGTATAATTTGGTCACAATATTATTCTATGGCAGGGTCTGCTACAACAGTAATAGAAAACACTAAACTTTTAGAAGTTCCTCAAAGTCAAGAATTAGAAAAGAGAAAAATCATAGCTGAAGCACAGTTCATCAGAGCATGGGCACATTTTGACTTAGTGAGGTTATGGGGCGATATACCCATGGTTTTGGCATTAATACCCACTATCACTGCTGAAAACCTAGACAAATGGTATCCAGTAATGTATCCTTCTCGCACTCCTAAAGAAGAAGTATATGAACAAATACTCAAAGATTTAGATGAGCATGAATCCATTAAATATCTTTCTAGTAAAAGTCAAGGCGCTTTCTTAGCAACAAAAGGTGCAGCTTATGGATTATTGGCGAAAGTTTATGCCACTAAAGGCAATAAATCAGCTAGAGATTATAATAAAGCTATTGAATATGCGAACAAGTGCATAAATGAAGGATATACATTGGTGGATAACTTCGATGATTTATGGAATCCAGATAACAAATTTACTAAAGAAAGCATATTTGAAGTCTATTATACAGCAGATGCACCAAACTGGGCATTTTGGACATTATTGAAAGAAGAAGATGGCTCTGTGACATGGAGAAGATATTGTACTCCTTCTCATGATTTAGTTAATAAATTTGACAAAGAAAATGACACTAGATTCACTGCCAGTATCCTATGGAAAGAAGCACCCTATGATACTTTTTGGCCAGCCAATCATTACCCTTTTGCCTATAAAATAAGAGAAAAAAGTTCTGATATTATTTTAATGAGGATAGCTGATATTCTTCTATTAAAAGCAGAAGCGCTAGTTGAGCTGAATCAGGTTAATCAAGCTATTTCTATAGTAAACCAGATAAGAAAAAGAGCTGGAATTAAATCACTGAATCCATCTATGACTCAAGAAAAAGCTAGATTAGCCGTTGAAAATGAAAGACAACTAGAACTATTCATGGAAGGTCAAAGATGGTACGATTTAACTAGAAACAACAGACTCATCGAAGTTATGTCTCAACACAAAGATAAGGATGGTAATAAATTGATTTCAAACTTAAATGAGAACAAATATTATTGGCCTATACCACAGTTGGAATTAGATAAAAATGACAATCTGATTCAAAATAAAGGATATTAA